The nucleotide window CATCCATTTACCAGAAAGTGTGGCGAATGAATATGGCGTGAAACAAGGTGATGAAGTTTCTGTACTAGTAGGTTCGGAAATGCGCAGTCTCGTTTTAAACCATTGTACGATTCGGGTAAATGATCAATTTATTCCAGAAATGCACATTGATACAGATGAAGCGAACGCGGCAGATATTGCTGGCACGAGCTTTGCAAAAATAATCAAGTCGTGATCTGGTAAGGAGGTGGAGAAATGGATATTTTACAAACAGCGAATGAACGAATGGAACAGCTTGCAGTGCTAATGAATAAAGATATCGAACAAAAAATTCCAGCTGGGGAAAAAGTGAAAGTTGGCGTCGATTTAGGTACTTCCTCGATTGTGTTTGTTGTGTTAGATGAGAATAATGTACCACTTTTTGGTGCATTTGAATTTGCAGATGCTGTTCGCGACGGCCTCGTTGTCAATTACCGCGAGTCTGTAGAAGTTGTGACACGACTGAAAAACCGAGCAGAAAAATGTTTAGGAATAAGTTTGACACATGCTTCGGGAGCCATCCCACCAGGTACAGTTGGAAACAATAAAAAAGTGGTCGCGAACGTAATCGAAAGTGCTGGAATGGAAGCACTTTACACAATCGATGAGCCTACAGCGGCCGCCGCAGTACTTGATTTGCAAAATGGTGTAGTCGTCGATGTCGGCGGTGGAACAACTGGAATTAGTGTGTTTGAGAATGGTGAAGTAATTTATACCGCAGATGAACCAACAGGAGGAACGCATATGACGCTTGTTCTCGCTGGATATTATGGTGTCCCAGTAGAAGAAGCTGAACAGAATAAACGCGCGCAAAAAGATTCGAGCGAGCATTTTTCAGTCATGCGTCCTGTAGTGGAAAAAATGGCAGAAATTACCCGTGTTCATCTTGAAAAATCTCCCTCAGAGCCACTTTATATTGTTGGCGGTGCTTCTGCTTATAGTCAGTTCAAAGATACGTTTGAAAGCTATTTGAAGATGCCCGTTTTTCAACCTAATTATCCGCAGTATGTCACGCCTCTTGGTATTGCCATGAGTTCAGGGAGCGGAAATTTATGATAGAAAAATTAGTGAAAATCATTGTCCAACGCTTGGAACTTCGGGCAGAAACTAAAACTTCTATAACTGTGAGCAAAATGCCTCAGGATCCAGTAGCAGTTTTTATGGAAAGTGGGACGGTTCGGTTGACACAAGTAAACAAACATTTTCTTGAGCGAATACTTGGTGGCAACCGGGCAGAATCACTCACTTCTTGGTTCGAAAAAGCAGCAGATTACGGAGTGGTAATTGAACTAGAACTGTATGATAATGGCGAGCCTTGGCTGGATTATGCCATGCTCAGTCAGCTGGTTTATCCAGTTTTTACAAGTACTGGGGAGCAAATTTTTCATTCAAGTGGTCAAGTGATTTGCTACGGTGATAGCGCAATAATCCCAAGCGGAAGTACACTTTGCAAATATAAAAAGCAGCTTATTACACCGCTTGCAAATGAATATTTAACTAAAAATAATATTGCAGTGCGGGAAAGGCAGTGACGTTATGTTTATGGCAAAAATTACTGGCAGCGTAGTCTCAACGAAAAAAGAAGACTCGCTTACTGGTAAAAAATTAATGATTGTACAACCAGTTGATGCAAACGGGGAACATGTTCGCTCAGAAGAAGTGGCTTGTGACTCGGTTGGCGCGGGAATTGGCGAATATGTGCTTGTTGCTCGTGGAAACGCCGCTAGAAGTGTTTTTGCGGAACCAAATAGTGCGATTGACTCGGCAATTATTGCAATTGTCGATAGTTTTGATAAGTAAGGAGTGAATAACTCATGAGTATTTATACAAAAACCGGCGATAAGGGTACGACTGCACTATTTGATGGGAATCGTGTGAAAAAATATGATGACCGTGTTGAAACATATGGCTCGTTCGATGAGCTTAATGCGGAAATTAGTGTGGCAGAAAAATTCGTTACTTCTGCGGAGAATAAGGCTCTGCTGAGAGACGTCGAGCGCCAATTATTTTACGTTTGCGCAGAACTTGCAACAGAACACGAATCAGCCCTCGCCAGCAAAATTATCATTACAGAAGACGACATTCAAGCGCTTGAAAAAGTCATTGATGCCTATACAGCTAAATTGCCAAAAGTCGATAGTTTTGTGCTGCCAGGATCAAGTACGGCTGGAGCATTTCTTCATAGCGCACGGACGGTTGCTAGACGTGGCGAGCGATTATTAGTTCGTTTGTCAGAGCAAACGGCTGTCCGAAAAGAGCTATTAAAATTCGTCAATCGTTTATCTGATTTCCTGTACATCCTTGCTAGAGAAGAGGACTTTAGACAAATGCTCGACAAAGCAACCAAGCTCATTGTTGCTAAATACTTAGAGCGAACTGGGCAAGAAAAGCCGATTTCAAGCGACTTGTCATTTTCCTTTTGTGAAAAATTAATGCATCAGGTTTGTATCGTTTCTGAAGAAATAGGCGTTCCAGTCACACTCGCAATTGTCGATGCGCACGGCAATCCAAGATTTAATTATCGGATGGAGCATGCCCTTTTAGTTAGTGCAGAACTGGCGACGAAAAAAGCATACTCTGCTGTGGCGATGAAAACAAGTACAGAAAAATTAGCAGAAGCCGTTCAACCAGGAGCCCCACTTTATCAATTAGAAACGCTCACAAATGGTGACATTGTTACTTTTGGCGGAGGCGTTCCAATCTACGGAAATGATGGAGTGATTATTGGGGGAATGGGAATTAGCGGCGGATCAGTGGAAGAAGATATTCACATTGCAAAAAAAGCATTATCAATGATAGAGAAGGGGTAATTCTGTATGGAATCATTAGAACTCGAACAACTGGTGAAAAAAGTTCTTTTAGAAAAATTAACAGAACAAAAAGAAGCACCAGCAAAACCAATAACACAAGGTGCGAAAAGTGGTATTTTTGATACTGTTGATGAAGCCGTTCAAGCAGCAGTGATAGCGCAAAATTGTTATAAAGAAAAATCACTAGAAGAACGCCGCAACGTTGTGAAAGCAATTCGCGAAACTCTTTATCCAGAAATTGAAACAATTGCGACAAAAGCAGTAGCGGAAACAGGAATGGGTAATGTAGCAGATAAAATTTTGAAAAATACTTTAGCGATTGAAAAAACGCCGGGCGTAGAGGATTTATATACCGAAGTGGCTACTGGCGATAATGGCATGACGCTTTACGAACTTTCTCCATACGGTGTAATTGGTGCAGTAGCGCCGAGCACGAACCCAACCGAAACGTTAATTTGTAATACGATCGGCATGCTCGCAGCGGGAAATGCAGTTTTTTATAGCCCTCACCCAGGAGCAAAAAATATTTCCCTTTGGTTGATTGAAAAGCTGAATACAATTGTTCGCGAAAGTTGCGGAATTGATAATTTGGTCGTTACAGTCGAAAAACCATCTATTCAAGCTGCACAAGAAATGATGAATCATCCGAAAGTACCGTTACTTGTGATTACAGGTGGCCCAGGCGTAGTTCTGCAAGCGATGCAATCAGGCAAAAAAGTTATTGGTGCTGGAGCCGGAAATCCGCCGTCAATCGTAGACGAAACAGCTAATATTGAAAAAGCTGCCGCTGATATCGTGGACGGCGCATCTTTTGACCATAATATTTTATGTATCGCGGAAAAAAGCATTGTAGCAGTAGATAGCATTGCTGATTTCTTATTATTCCAAATGGAAAAAAATGGTGCACTACATGTGACCAACCCAAGCGATATTCAAAAATTAGAAAAAGTGGCAGTAACAGATAAAGGCGTGACAAATAAAAAATTAGTCGGAAAAAGTGCCGCAGAAATTTTAAAAGAAGCTGGCATAACTTGTGATTTTACCCCGCGTTTAATCATTGTAGAAACGACAAAAACGCATCCATTTGCAACAGTGGAACTATTAATGCCAATCGTTCCGCTTGTAAGAGTGCCTGATTTTGACGAAGCACTTGAAGTAGCGATTGAGTTAGAGCAAGGATTACACCATACTGCAACGATGCATTCACAAAATATTTCCAGATTAAACAAAGCGGCAAGAGACATGCAAACATCCATCTTTGTAAAAAATGGGCCTTCATTTGCAGGATTAGGTTTTAGAGGTGAAGGTAGCGCTACGTTTACCATTGCAACGCCTACCGGAGAAGGAACCACTACAGCACGTCATTTTGCTAGACGCCGCCGTTGTGTTTTAACTGATGGTTTTTCGATTCGTTAAGAGGAGGCAAAGTGAATGAATAGCTTTCAAATTAAGACAAAAGTAGCTTTTGGTACGAATAGTTTACAAGTGTTAAAAGAAATTAAAAACAAAAATGTCTGGATTATTTGTGATCGTTTTTTAGCTGATGGAGAAGGACTTCAAGGATTAATTGGTCAGCTGGATGCGTCGAATAATGTGCATATTTTCACCGATGTTGTCCCGGATCCACCAATTTCGAAAGTAGCTGGCGGCGTTAGTGAGGCGGGCAAAATTCAACCGCAAGTAATGATTGCTTTTGGTGGTGGTTCGGCGATTGATACGGCAAAAGGAATTTACTACTTTGCCAAACGTTTGGAGAAAATTAATATTAGTACGTTTATTGCGATTCCGACAACAAGTGGAACTGGATCCGAAGTAACAGCCG belongs to Listeria swaminathanii and includes:
- the eutJ gene encoding ethanolamine utilization protein EutJ, with product MDILQTANERMEQLAVLMNKDIEQKIPAGEKVKVGVDLGTSSIVFVVLDENNVPLFGAFEFADAVRDGLVVNYRESVEVVTRLKNRAEKCLGISLTHASGAIPPGTVGNNKKVVANVIESAGMEALYTIDEPTAAAAVLDLQNGVVVDVGGGTTGISVFENGEVIYTADEPTGGTHMTLVLAGYYGVPVEEAEQNKRAQKDSSEHFSVMRPVVEKMAEITRVHLEKSPSEPLYIVGGASAYSQFKDTFESYLKMPVFQPNYPQYVTPLGIAMSSGSGNL
- the pduM gene encoding PduM family microcompartment protein: MIEKLVKIIVQRLELRAETKTSITVSKMPQDPVAVFMESGTVRLTQVNKHFLERILGGNRAESLTSWFEKAADYGVVIELELYDNGEPWLDYAMLSQLVYPVFTSTGEQIFHSSGQVICYGDSAIIPSGSTLCKYKKQLITPLANEYLTKNNIAVRERQ
- a CDS encoding EutN/CcmL family microcompartment protein, with protein sequence MFMAKITGSVVSTKKEDSLTGKKLMIVQPVDANGEHVRSEEVACDSVGAGIGEYVLVARGNAARSVFAEPNSAIDSAIIAIVDSFDK
- a CDS encoding cob(I)yrinic acid a,c-diamide adenosyltransferase, whose translation is MSIYTKTGDKGTTALFDGNRVKKYDDRVETYGSFDELNAEISVAEKFVTSAENKALLRDVERQLFYVCAELATEHESALASKIIITEDDIQALEKVIDAYTAKLPKVDSFVLPGSSTAGAFLHSARTVARRGERLLVRLSEQTAVRKELLKFVNRLSDFLYILAREEDFRQMLDKATKLIVAKYLERTGQEKPISSDLSFSFCEKLMHQVCIVSEEIGVPVTLAIVDAHGNPRFNYRMEHALLVSAELATKKAYSAVAMKTSTEKLAEAVQPGAPLYQLETLTNGDIVTFGGGVPIYGNDGVIIGGMGISGGSVEEDIHIAKKALSMIEKG
- a CDS encoding aldehyde dehydrogenase family protein — its product is MESLELEQLVKKVLLEKLTEQKEAPAKPITQGAKSGIFDTVDEAVQAAVIAQNCYKEKSLEERRNVVKAIRETLYPEIETIATKAVAETGMGNVADKILKNTLAIEKTPGVEDLYTEVATGDNGMTLYELSPYGVIGAVAPSTNPTETLICNTIGMLAAGNAVFYSPHPGAKNISLWLIEKLNTIVRESCGIDNLVVTVEKPSIQAAQEMMNHPKVPLLVITGGPGVVLQAMQSGKKVIGAGAGNPPSIVDETANIEKAAADIVDGASFDHNILCIAEKSIVAVDSIADFLLFQMEKNGALHVTNPSDIQKLEKVAVTDKGVTNKKLVGKSAAEILKEAGITCDFTPRLIIVETTKTHPFATVELLMPIVPLVRVPDFDEALEVAIELEQGLHHTATMHSQNISRLNKAARDMQTSIFVKNGPSFAGLGFRGEGSATFTIATPTGEGTTTARHFARRRRCVLTDGFSIR